From Nitrospirota bacterium, the proteins below share one genomic window:
- the glnD gene encoding [protein-PII] uridylyltransferase, with amino-acid sequence MSAKQDVVDLTVRDGDAAQLGLFLAEQRRIIGQRVMGGASGAETLAAMTELVDGLILGRYREAIRHGGDALANAGLRQCCVIALGGYGRRELAPHSDVDLMFLFLPEAKSQVEMLVRAVLHPLWDSGFQVGHSVRTIADCIELAEADATVKTSMMESRFLAGSPELFEQFHSRYMRKVVVKNPDTYLDQKLDERRREYQKFGETVYLLEPNVKKSTGGLRDLHLLQWAGMARYQAPTIRELSDRGILSRADSIALTEARDFLWRVRALLHVHAGTAQEILSFDEQIWLAQHFGFQDQPHLLAVEQFMQQYYRHTTGLHESCMRFVERCRSVPFWRRIARFLPAPRVDEYFVVRGGVLTVADEYRAKVLESPALLLRLFDVARARRLTIVPPLLEDIHRHVDTVSAEAYRTPEVNRTFLAILSGPGTAKTLEAMHRASVLEKLVPSMKRVRGLMQFNQYHKYTVDEHSLLAVTRAEDLAQDQGVMGDVYRSIKRKDLLHLAVLFHDLGKGQEEDHSEAGKRLVEEAAVRLGFDEQDKRTLAFLVQKHLLMAHTAFRRDPNDVKVVLPFAREVGTPEVLKKLLVLTAADIAAVGPGVLTKWKESLLIELYQRTMSEVSGERNGVGAPERVRQIAEEVSRHPLMAGQSDGTLAWVEQQLSQFPERYIYGTVSSRMAAHLAAVRRLHVGEVLVETEFNGELGTCEYTVVAHNDVTPGMFSKIAGVMAGSGVQILDAQILTRADGIVVDTFQVMDPDYQGAPPAERLRTVGDRIASVLKGWEHVDDVLRRGARLKLTRSLPKAPEATEVRVDNETSDAYTIIDVFADDRQGLLYVITNTIFQLGLSIHAARISTRLDQVADVFYVADQQGKKLEDHGQLERLRTGVETAIENFLEAKAA; translated from the coding sequence ATGAGTGCCAAACAAGACGTGGTCGACCTGACTGTGCGGGATGGCGATGCGGCGCAGCTTGGCCTCTTTCTGGCCGAGCAGCGCCGTATCATCGGTCAGCGTGTCATGGGTGGCGCATCGGGCGCCGAGACCCTCGCCGCCATGACCGAGCTCGTCGATGGGTTGATCCTCGGGCGTTATCGCGAGGCGATCCGGCATGGCGGTGATGCGTTAGCGAACGCGGGTCTTCGCCAATGTTGCGTCATCGCCTTGGGTGGATACGGCCGCCGTGAGTTGGCGCCCCATTCGGATGTCGATCTCATGTTTCTGTTCCTCCCCGAGGCGAAGTCACAGGTCGAGATGCTGGTGCGTGCGGTCTTGCATCCCTTGTGGGACTCTGGATTTCAGGTCGGACATAGCGTACGGACGATTGCCGACTGCATCGAGCTGGCGGAGGCCGATGCGACCGTGAAGACCTCGATGATGGAGTCCCGGTTTCTTGCGGGAAGCCCCGAGTTATTCGAGCAGTTTCACAGCCGGTATATGCGGAAGGTCGTGGTCAAGAACCCGGATACCTACTTGGATCAGAAACTGGATGAGCGCCGGCGGGAGTACCAGAAGTTCGGCGAGACGGTATATTTGCTTGAGCCGAATGTCAAGAAAAGCACCGGTGGTCTTCGCGACTTGCACCTGTTGCAATGGGCCGGTATGGCCCGGTATCAGGCGCCGACGATCCGTGAACTCTCCGATCGCGGCATCCTGTCCAGGGCCGATTCCATCGCCCTCACAGAGGCACGGGATTTCTTGTGGCGAGTCCGGGCGCTCCTCCATGTCCATGCCGGCACGGCCCAGGAGATTTTGTCGTTCGATGAGCAGATCTGGCTGGCCCAACATTTCGGATTTCAGGACCAGCCGCATTTGTTGGCCGTCGAACAGTTCATGCAGCAGTATTACCGGCACACGACGGGCTTGCATGAAAGTTGTATGCGGTTTGTCGAGCGTTGTCGGAGCGTGCCGTTTTGGCGCAGAATCGCGCGGTTCTTGCCGGCGCCCCGCGTCGATGAATACTTCGTAGTCCGGGGCGGGGTGTTGACGGTTGCGGATGAATATCGCGCCAAGGTATTGGAAAGCCCGGCGTTGCTCCTCCGCCTGTTCGATGTCGCGCGAGCGCGGCGGCTGACCATCGTGCCGCCATTACTCGAAGACATCCACCGCCATGTCGATACGGTCTCGGCGGAGGCCTATCGGACGCCGGAGGTCAATCGCACCTTTCTCGCGATTCTCTCGGGGCCTGGCACCGCCAAGACGCTGGAGGCCATGCATCGGGCCTCGGTGCTGGAGAAATTGGTTCCCTCGATGAAACGCGTGCGTGGCCTCATGCAGTTCAATCAGTACCATAAGTATACGGTCGACGAGCACAGTTTGCTTGCGGTGACGCGGGCGGAAGACTTGGCACAGGATCAGGGGGTGATGGGGGACGTCTATCGCAGTATTAAGCGAAAAGATCTGCTCCATCTCGCCGTGTTGTTCCATGATCTGGGCAAGGGCCAGGAAGAAGATCACAGTGAAGCGGGGAAGCGATTGGTTGAAGAGGCAGCGGTTCGGCTTGGATTCGACGAGCAGGACAAGCGCACCCTTGCATTCCTCGTGCAGAAACATTTGCTCATGGCTCACACGGCGTTTCGACGAGACCCGAACGACGTGAAGGTGGTGCTGCCCTTTGCCCGCGAAGTCGGGACGCCCGAAGTCTTGAAGAAGCTCTTGGTGCTCACGGCCGCGGATATCGCGGCCGTCGGTCCCGGTGTCTTGACCAAGTGGAAAGAATCGCTGCTGATCGAACTCTACCAGCGCACGATGTCGGAGGTGTCCGGAGAGCGGAACGGCGTCGGGGCGCCAGAACGGGTTCGCCAGATTGCCGAAGAGGTGAGCCGGCATCCGCTCATGGCAGGACAATCCGATGGAACATTGGCCTGGGTCGAACAGCAACTGAGCCAATTCCCCGAGCGCTATATCTACGGCACGGTATCGTCTCGTATGGCAGCGCATTTGGCGGCCGTGCGGCGATTGCATGTCGGTGAAGTGCTGGTGGAGACGGAGTTCAACGGGGAACTGGGGACCTGCGAATATACCGTCGTGGCCCACAATGACGTGACGCCGGGCATGTTCTCGAAGATCGCCGGTGTCATGGCAGGCAGCGGGGTGCAGATTCTCGATGCGCAGATTCTTACCAGAGCCGACGGGATTGTGGTCGATACGTTCCAGGTGATGGATCCGGACTATCAGGGCGCACCTCCGGCCGAGCGGCTCCGGACGGTGGGCGACCGGATCGCGTCGGTCCTCAAGGGGTGGGAGCATGTCGATGATGTGCTGCGACGGGGCGCGCGGTTGAAGCTGACGCGATCGCTGCCGAAAGCTCCTGAAGCGACGGAGGTGCGGGTCGACAATGAAACGTCGGACGCCTATACGATCATCGATGTCTTTGCCGATGACCGCCAGGGTTTATTGTATGTGATCACGAACACCATTTTTCAGCTTGGGTTATCCATCCATGCCGCGCGCATCTCGACGCGCCTGGATCAGGTGGCCGACGTGTTCTACGTCGCCGATCAGCAGGGGAAGAAGCTGGAGGACCACGGGCAATTGGAGCGGTTACGAACGGGAGTCGAAACGGCCATCGAGAATTTTCTCGAGGCGAAAGCGGCCTAG
- the glnA gene encoding type I glutamate--ammonia ligase, with translation MNVREVLEYVKKHKVQIVDLKFVDLIGTWQHFSIPTNELTEDLFKDGSGLDGSSIRGWKAINNSDMLVVPDPSTACLDPFCAVPTLSLIGNVVDPITRETYDRDPRYVAQKAEKYLQSTKIGDTSYWGPEAEFFIFDQARYDQNGHSGYYFIDSEEGVWNMGQEGHNLGGKIRQKEGYFPVAPTDTQQDIRSEMILEMEKAGIQIEKHHHEVATAGQAEIDIRFDSLVRTADKMMMYKYIVKNVARRHGKTATFMPKPIFGDNGSGMHSHQSIWKDGKPLFAGKEYAGVSQMCLHYIGGILKHAPALAAFTNPTTNSYKRLTPGFEAPVLLAYSSRNRSAGIRIPMYSPSPKAKRIEVRFPDPAANPYLAFSAMLMAGLDGIQNKINPGEPAEQDLYDLEAKAAAKIRTMPGSLDEALNNLEKDHEFLLKGGVFSKDLIEAWIGYKRTKEVDTMRLRPHPYEFYLYYDV, from the coding sequence ATGAACGTACGTGAAGTGTTGGAGTATGTGAAGAAACATAAAGTCCAGATCGTCGACTTGAAGTTTGTCGATCTCATCGGGACCTGGCAGCATTTCAGTATCCCGACGAATGAATTGACGGAGGACCTCTTCAAGGACGGGTCCGGACTGGACGGCTCCTCCATTCGCGGCTGGAAGGCCATCAACAACAGCGACATGTTGGTCGTGCCGGATCCGTCGACGGCTTGTCTCGATCCGTTCTGTGCGGTCCCGACGCTGAGCCTCATCGGCAACGTGGTCGATCCGATCACGCGCGAGACCTACGATCGCGATCCGCGCTATGTCGCCCAGAAGGCGGAGAAATACCTCCAGAGCACGAAGATCGGCGATACCTCCTACTGGGGTCCCGAGGCCGAGTTCTTCATTTTCGATCAAGCCCGGTACGATCAGAATGGTCACAGCGGTTACTACTTCATCGACTCCGAAGAAGGCGTGTGGAACATGGGGCAGGAAGGCCACAACCTGGGCGGCAAAATCCGCCAGAAGGAAGGCTATTTCCCCGTCGCTCCGACCGATACGCAACAGGACATCCGCAGCGAGATGATTCTGGAGATGGAGAAAGCCGGTATCCAGATCGAGAAGCATCACCACGAAGTCGCCACGGCCGGTCAGGCGGAAATCGATATCCGCTTCGACTCGCTGGTCAGGACAGCAGACAAAATGATGATGTACAAGTACATCGTCAAGAACGTGGCTCGCCGACATGGCAAGACTGCGACCTTCATGCCGAAGCCGATTTTCGGCGATAACGGATCGGGCATGCATAGCCACCAGAGCATCTGGAAGGACGGCAAGCCCCTGTTCGCCGGGAAGGAATATGCGGGCGTGTCGCAGATGTGCCTGCATTACATCGGCGGCATTCTGAAACATGCGCCGGCGCTGGCGGCCTTTACCAATCCCACGACGAACTCCTACAAGCGCTTGACGCCAGGGTTCGAAGCTCCGGTGTTGTTGGCCTATTCCAGCCGGAATCGGTCGGCCGGCATCCGGATTCCCATGTATTCACCGAGCCCCAAGGCGAAGCGGATCGAGGTGCGGTTCCCAGACCCGGCCGCGAATCCCTATCTCGCCTTCTCCGCCATGCTCATGGCCGGGTTGGACGGTATCCAGAACAAGATCAACCCCGGTGAACCGGCTGAGCAGGATCTCTACGATCTCGAGGCGAAGGCAGCGGCGAAGATTCGAACCATGCCGGGCAGCCTCGACGAAGCGTTGAACAACCTTGAGAAGGACCATGAGTTCCTGCTCAAAGGCGGGGTCTTCAGCAAGGACCTGATCGAAGCCTGGATCGGGTACAAGCGGACCAAGGAAGTCGATACCATGCGGTTGCGTCCGCATCCGTATGAGTTCTACCTCTATTACGACGTCTAG
- a CDS encoding CmpA/NrtA family ABC transporter substrate-binding protein — translation MTANPKAVVKAESSEEYFERNVEQAVVSAVIQAAVPSRRRFLASMGAAALTALVAELLPLKEFAAFAADPVGKPEKTDLSIGFIPITCATPIIMAEPLGFYSKHGLNAKVKRAAGWAMVRDWAINKDVDAAHMLSPMPLAITLGAGSVPVPFYMPAVENINGQAITLHNKHKGVKTAADMKGFRFCVPFDYSMHNYLLRYFLAEGGVHPDKDVQIRVVPPPEMVANLKAGNVDGYLAPDPFNQRAVYENAGFIFKLSKEIWDKHPCCGFAISKDFATQYPNTFLALFRSIVDATHYASNPAHRKEIAEAIAPTNYLNQPVTVLEQVLTGTYADGLGAIKKDPSRIDFDPFPWHSMAIWIMTQMKRWGHLKGEVNYSAVAEQVYRAADCDRIAKELGYPTHQGVMAKHTIMGREFDATQPDAYVRSFKIHSMA, via the coding sequence ATGACAGCGAATCCAAAAGCTGTCGTGAAAGCCGAATCCTCCGAGGAGTATTTTGAGCGCAACGTCGAGCAAGCTGTGGTGTCGGCTGTTATCCAAGCTGCCGTTCCATCACGCCGGAGGTTTCTCGCATCCATGGGAGCCGCAGCGCTAACGGCGCTTGTCGCTGAATTACTCCCGTTGAAAGAGTTCGCCGCATTCGCGGCCGATCCGGTCGGGAAGCCGGAAAAGACAGACCTCAGTATCGGCTTTATTCCCATTACCTGTGCCACGCCGATTATCATGGCGGAGCCGCTGGGGTTCTATAGCAAGCATGGCCTGAATGCCAAGGTCAAACGTGCAGCCGGCTGGGCCATGGTGCGGGATTGGGCCATCAACAAAGATGTCGACGCGGCGCATATGTTGTCGCCCATGCCACTGGCGATCACCCTGGGGGCCGGTTCCGTCCCCGTGCCGTTTTACATGCCGGCGGTGGAGAATATTAACGGCCAAGCGATCACGCTGCATAACAAGCACAAGGGCGTCAAAACTGCCGCCGACATGAAGGGGTTTCGGTTCTGTGTGCCGTTCGACTATTCGATGCATAACTATCTTCTGCGCTATTTCTTGGCGGAAGGTGGCGTGCATCCTGACAAAGATGTGCAAATCCGTGTCGTGCCGCCACCGGAGATGGTGGCCAATCTGAAAGCTGGCAACGTCGATGGATATCTGGCTCCCGATCCTTTCAACCAACGGGCGGTCTACGAAAACGCAGGGTTCATCTTCAAACTCTCCAAGGAAATCTGGGATAAGCATCCCTGTTGCGGTTTCGCGATTTCCAAGGACTTTGCCACGCAGTACCCGAATACGTTTCTGGCGCTCTTCCGGTCTATCGTGGATGCCACACACTACGCGTCGAACCCGGCTCATCGGAAAGAGATTGCCGAGGCGATTGCACCGACGAATTATTTGAATCAGCCGGTGACGGTCTTGGAACAGGTGCTGACGGGAACCTACGCGGACGGATTGGGCGCAATCAAGAAGGATCCGAGCCGTATCGATTTCGATCCCTTTCCCTGGCACTCGATGGCGATTTGGATCATGACCCAAATGAAACGGTGGGGTCATTTAAAGGGCGAGGTCAATTACAGCGCCGTGGCCGAGCAAGTGTATCGAGCGGCCGACTGCGATCGGATCGCCAAGGAGCTTGGTTATCCAACGCATCAGGGAGTGATGGCCAAACATACGATCATGGGCCGGGAGTTCGATGCAACCCAACCGGATGCCTATGTTCGCAGCTTTAAAATCCACAGTATGGCGTAA
- a CDS encoding ABC transporter permease subunit → MKTNGNGSPWMISVFILVIFLGGWHLLTLRSSFDAKGKTDEQLQMMEFNGDIVRAGAGGYVWNPEKMKGVPGPLAVVEKARTELSEAFVIKGTNDHGIGYLVLYTVSRFAGGFLAASVVAIIFGVLLGLNRVLFRAVNPFIQVLKPISPLAWMPLLLYTVKDPKWTAVLVVFMAAVWPTLATTAFGVSSLKKEYLHVAAILQLSWFKRLYRVILPGAAPTIVNGLRIAFGSALVAVVPAEMLLGELGVGYLSWIEWNNLDIAGVIFAILVVGVVGVILDSGFNKLAGLVTYQE, encoded by the coding sequence ATGAAAACAAATGGAAATGGCAGTCCGTGGATGATTTCGGTGTTTATCCTCGTGATTTTTCTCGGCGGGTGGCATTTGCTGACGCTGCGGTCGTCTTTTGACGCGAAGGGCAAGACGGACGAACAACTACAGATGATGGAGTTCAACGGAGACATCGTTCGAGCTGGAGCGGGAGGCTACGTCTGGAACCCTGAGAAGATGAAGGGTGTGCCGGGTCCTCTCGCAGTGGTGGAGAAAGCGAGAACTGAATTGAGCGAGGCCTTCGTCATCAAGGGAACCAACGACCACGGCATCGGCTACCTGGTTCTCTACACCGTCTCGAGATTCGCGGGAGGGTTCCTTGCGGCATCGGTCGTAGCGATCATCTTCGGTGTCCTCCTGGGGCTGAACCGCGTCCTGTTCCGAGCCGTCAACCCGTTCATTCAGGTCTTAAAACCGATCTCGCCGCTGGCCTGGATGCCCTTGCTGCTGTACACGGTCAAGGACCCCAAATGGACAGCCGTCTTGGTCGTGTTTATGGCAGCCGTTTGGCCGACTCTGGCGACGACGGCGTTCGGAGTAAGTTCGCTCAAGAAGGAATATTTACACGTCGCGGCGATTCTGCAGCTGTCTTGGTTCAAGCGGCTCTATCGGGTGATTTTGCCAGGGGCAGCCCCGACCATCGTGAACGGTCTGAGAATCGCGTTCGGGAGCGCATTGGTGGCCGTGGTGCCGGCAGAGATGCTGCTGGGTGAGTTGGGCGTCGGCTACCTAAGTTGGATCGAATGGAACAATCTCGACATTGCCGGGGTCATTTTCGCGATTTTGGTGGTCGGGGTCGTCGGCGTCATTCTGGATTCAGGATTCAATAAACTTGCCGGTCTCGTAACCTATCAGGAGTAA
- a CDS encoding nitrate ABC transporter ATP-binding protein (This model describes the ATP binding subunits of ATP-binding cassette (ABC) transporters for nitrate transport, or for bicarbonate transport, in bacteria and archaea.) translates to MSFLVVDHVSKFFPGHAGGGDVCIFKDVTLKVDKGEFVTVIGHSGCGKSTLLNIIAGLETLSEGGVILNGREVSGPGLDRMVVFQNFALMPWMTVFENISLAVRSAYPDWEHGQVVAHVHKYIALVGLKGAEDKRPIALSGGMKQRVGLARAFSIEPKVLLLDEPFAQIDALTRGVIQEELVQMWNATRNTVFMVTHDVDEAILLSDRIMLMTNGPSSRIAEIVDVTIPRPRSRDSVIEHPHYYKIRNHVIHFLVRHASHGVVGEGAVPGESSEAVPLVVRF, encoded by the coding sequence ATGTCATTTCTCGTTGTCGATCATGTGAGCAAGTTTTTCCCCGGTCATGCCGGAGGTGGAGACGTGTGTATCTTCAAAGACGTGACCTTGAAAGTCGACAAGGGCGAGTTTGTCACCGTGATCGGCCATTCGGGATGCGGCAAGAGCACCTTGCTCAACATCATCGCCGGGTTGGAAACCCTGTCGGAAGGCGGCGTGATCTTGAATGGGCGCGAGGTGTCCGGCCCTGGATTGGACCGGATGGTGGTGTTCCAGAATTTTGCTCTCATGCCCTGGATGACGGTGTTCGAGAACATCTCGCTGGCCGTCCGGTCGGCCTACCCGGATTGGGAACACGGACAGGTGGTGGCGCATGTGCATAAGTACATTGCGTTGGTCGGACTGAAGGGAGCTGAAGATAAGCGGCCGATCGCCTTATCAGGAGGCATGAAGCAGCGAGTCGGTCTCGCCAGGGCCTTTTCAATTGAGCCCAAGGTGTTGCTGCTCGATGAGCCCTTCGCTCAGATCGATGCGCTGACCAGAGGAGTCATTCAAGAGGAATTAGTTCAGATGTGGAACGCCACGCGCAACACGGTATTCATGGTCACACACGATGTGGACGAGGCCATTCTCTTGTCTGACCGCATCATGCTCATGACGAACGGGCCATCATCGCGCATTGCGGAGATTGTGGATGTGACGATCCCGCGTCCCAGATCGAGAGATTCGGTCATTGAACATCCCCATTACTACAAGATCAGGAACCATGTGATTCATTTTCTCGTCCGTCATGCGTCGCATGGAGTGGTGGGTGAGGGGGCGGTGCCAGGAGAATCGTCGGAGGCCGTTCCGCTCGTCGTGAGGTTCTGA
- the cynS gene encoding cyanase has translation MEVKKAKDAIKAKRMEKKVTIAEVAKAVGRNPTFVAAVLQGTHKLPAEEAKKVGDLLGLDADLTASLSKFPVRTDYPITTDPFKYRLMEIIGVYGDSMREQANEMFGDGIMSAIDFTLDMEKVTGSQGEARCKITLNGKWLEYKTF, from the coding sequence ATGGAAGTGAAGAAAGCGAAAGACGCGATTAAAGCAAAGCGGATGGAGAAAAAGGTAACGATCGCTGAGGTGGCCAAAGCGGTCGGGAGAAATCCAACCTTTGTTGCAGCGGTGTTGCAGGGGACACACAAGTTGCCGGCTGAGGAGGCGAAGAAGGTCGGCGACTTGTTGGGCCTCGATGCAGACCTGACCGCGTCGTTGAGTAAATTCCCGGTTCGCACCGATTACCCGATTACGACTGATCCGTTCAAGTATCGCTTGATGGAGATCATCGGGGTCTATGGCGATTCGATGCGCGAACAGGCCAACGAGATGTTCGGCGACGGCATCATGAGCGCGATTGACTTCACGCTCGACATGGAAAAGGTGACCGGCAGCCAGGGCGAGGCCCGGTGCAAGATTACGCTGAACGGGAAGTGGCTCGAGTATAAGACGTTTTAG